A stretch of Brassica rapa cultivar Chiifu-401-42 chromosome A08, CAAS_Brap_v3.01, whole genome shotgun sequence DNA encodes these proteins:
- the LOC103836517 gene encoding UDP-glycosyltransferase 74E2 encodes MREGSHVIVLPFPGQGHITPLSQFCKRLASKGLKPTLILVSDKPTPPYKIDNDSITVFPISNGFQEGEDPLQDLDDYMERVETSIKKRLPELIQDMKLSGNIPKALVYDSTMPWLLDVAHDHGLRGASFFTQPWLVSAIYYHVFKGSFTVPSTKYGHSTLASFPSFPMLNANDLPSFLCESSSYPNILRVVVDQLSNIDRVDIVLCNTFDKLEEKLLKWVKSMWPVLNVGPTLPSMYLDKRLSEDKNYGFSLFTAKSTECIEWLNSKQPSSVVYVSFGSLVILNEDQMMELATGLKQSGCFFLWVVRETETDKIPKNYVEEIGEKGLIVSWSPQLEVLAHESVGSFLTHCGWNSTLEGLSLGVPMIGMPHWTDQPTNAKFVEDVWKVGVRVKAEGDGFVRREEIVRCVGEVMEGEKGKEIRKNAEKWKMLAKEAVAEGGSSDKSIDEFVSMVC; translated from the exons atgagagaaGGATCTCATGTTATCGTCCTGCCTTTCCCTGGACAAGGCCACATAACTCCATTGTCCCAGTTCTGCAAGCGCTTAGCCTCAAAGGGTCTTAAGCCCACTCTTATCCTCGTCTCCGACAAACCCACTCCGCCTTACAAAATAGATAACGATTCAATCACTGTCTTCCCCATCTCCAACGGCTTCCAAGAAGGCGAAGACCCGTTACAAGACCTAGATGATTACATGGAAAGAGTAGAAACCAGCATCAAGAAACGCTTACCGGAGTTGATACAAGACATGAAGCTGTCCGGAAACATTCCTAAGGCTCTTGTGTACGACTCCACCATGCCGTGGCTTCTTGATGTAGCTCATGATCATGGTTTGAGAGGTGCCTCGTTCTTCACGCAACCTTGGCTTGTCTCGGCTATTTACTACCATGTTTTCAAAGGCTCCTTCACTGTACCGTCTACGAAGTATGGTCACTCGACGTTAGCATCTTTCCCTTCGTTTCCTATGCTGAATGCGAATGATTTGCCTTCTTTCCTCTGCGAGTCGTCCTCTTACCCTAATATACTACGGGTTGTGGTTGATCAGCTCTCAAACATTGATCGTGTCGACATAGTGTTGTGCAACACTTTCGATAAATTGGAAGAAAAG ttgtTGAAATGGGTCAAAAGCATGTGGCCAGTCTTGAACGTAGGACCAACGCTTCCATCGATGTACTTAGACAAGCGACTCTCTGAAGATAAGAACTATGGATTCAGCCTCTTCACTGCGAAGTCCACTGAATGCATCGAGTGGCTAAACTCAAAGCAGCCTAGTTCGGTTGTCTATGTATCATTCGGAAGCTTGGTGATTCTAAACGAAGACCAAATGATGGAGCTAGCAACTGGTCTGAAACAGAGCGGATGTTTCTTCTTGTGGGTTGTAAGAGAAACAGAAACAGACAAGATTCCCAAAAACTATGTAGAAGAAATTGGTGAGAAAGGACTTATTGTGAGCTGGAGTCCTCAGCTTGAAGTTCTTGCGCATGAATCTGTTGGTAGTTTCTTGACACATTGTGGATGGAACTCGACGTTAGAAGGGTTAAGTCTTGGAGTTCCAATGATTGGTATGCCTCATTGGACAGATCAGCCTACAAATGCTAAGTTCGTAGAGGATGTGTGGAAGGTTGGGGTTAGGGTTAAGGCAGAAGGTGATGGATTCGTGAGAAGAGAGGAGATAGTAAGGTGTGTGGGAGAAGTTATGGAAGGAGAGAAAGGGAAAGAGATTAGAAAGAATGCCGAGAAATGGAAAATGTTGGCTAAAGAAGCTGTTGCTGAAGGAGGTAGCTCTGATAAAAGCATTGATGAGTTTGTTTCTATGGTTTGTTGA
- the LOC103836522 gene encoding ankyrin repeat-containing protein At5g02620 yields MGSLPPVMENQHSFLGNSIEVQESLRCVGAENHPRKGRPLEKQVSFQHGTEGRAMERQRSLRGFVEKQKSFRVVIERQLSFMNGEKKMKKNESPGKRGDSPLHIAARTGNLGKVLESIRSCNGAEELKELLSKQNLEGETPLYTAADNGHSLVVEEMLKHMNLETASIAARNGFDPFHVAAKQGHLETLKKLLETFPNLAMTTDLLCTTALHTAATQGHIDVVNLLLKTDSHLAKIAKNNGKTALHSAARMGHVEVVKSLIGNDASIGFRTDKKGQTALHMAVKGKQEGIVLELVRPDPKVLSVEDNKGNTPLHIATKKGRTKIVRCLVSFDGINLNALNKAGDTALDIAEKIGNAELVLVLKEAGAATAKDLGKPQNPAKQLKQTVSDIRHEVQSQLQQSRQTGARVQRIAKRLKKLHINGLNNAINSATVVAVLIATVAFAAIFTIPGQYEEDRTRGPLVLGEARIANEAPFLVFFIFDSLALFISLAVVVVQTSVVVIEQKAKKKLVFVINKLMWLACLFISIAFVSLSFIVVGKEDMWLAICATVIGGTIMLTTIGAMCYCVVMHRIEECKLKQMRKERSKSRSFSLSHMPSESEILNGELNKRMYAL; encoded by the exons ATGGGTTCTTTGCCTCCTGTAATGGAGAATCAACATAGCTTTCTAGGTAACTCCATCGAGGTACAAGAGAGTCTCAGATGCGTTGGTGCTGAGAATCATCCAAGAAAGGGAAGACCTTTGGAGAAGCAAGTTAGTTTCCAACATGGAACCGAAGGAAGAGCAATGGAGAGGCAGAGAAGCTTGCGTGGGTTCGTTGAGAAACAGAAAAGCTTTCGTGTAGTAATAGAGAGACAGTTAAGTTTCATGAACggtgagaagaagatgaagaagaacgAGTCACCTGGTAAAAGAGGAGACTCTCCTCTCCACATTGCAGCTCGAACAGGGAACTTAGGAAAGGTGTTGGAATCGATTAGAAGTTGCAACGGTGCTGAAGAGTTGAAGGAGTTGCTGTCAAAGCAGAATCTAGAAGGAGAGACTCCTCTTTACACTGCAGCAGACAATGGACATTCATTAGTTGTTGAAGAGATGCTGAAGCATATGAATCTTGAAACCGCATCTATTGCAGCTAGGAATGGGTTTGATCCTTTCCATGTCGCAGCAAAACAAGGCCATCTCG AGACATTGAAGAAACTCTTGGAGACGTTTCCGAACTTAGCCATGACAACTGATCTGTTGTGTACAACCGCGTTGCACACGGCTGCTACACAAGGACACATTGATGTGGTGAATCTTCTTTTGAAGACGGATTCTCATTTAGCTAAGATAGCTAAGAACAACGGTAAAACGGCACTTCATTCTGCTGCGCGGATGGGGCATGTTGAGGTTGTCAAGTCTTTGATAGGTAACGATGCAAGCATCGGATTTAGAACTGACAAAAAGGGACAAACGGCACTTCACATGGCTGTTAAAGGTAAACAAGAAGGGATTGTTCTTGAGTTGGTAAGGCCTGATCCTAAGGTTTTGAGCGTTGAGGATAATAAAGGAAACACTCCATTGCATATTGCTACAAAGAAAGGCCGTACTAAG ATAGTGCGATGTTTGGTATCATTTGATGGAATCAACCTCAATGCTCTGAACAAGGCTGGAGATACTGCACTCGATATAGCTGAGAAGATTGGAAACGCAGAGCTTGTGTTGGTTTTGAAGGAAGCAGGAGCTGCCACAGCTAAAGATCTTGGGAAGCCTCAGAATCCAGCTAAACAGCTTAAGCAAACGGTGAGCGACATTAGACACGAGGTACAATCTCAGCTCCAACAGTCTCGCCAAACAGGTGCTAGAGTCCAGAGGATCGCAAAGAGACTCAAGAAGCTTCACATTAACGGTCTGAACAACGCTATAAACTCAGCAACAGTTGTAGCTGTCCTAATAGCAACGGTTGCATTTGCGGCCATCTTCACCATACCTGGACAATATGAAGAGGACAGAACAAGAGGACCGTTGGTGTTGGGAGAAGCTAGGATAGCTAACGAAGCACCGTTCTTGGTCTTCTTTATATTCGACAGCTTGGCGCTGTTCATATCGTTGGCCGTTGTTGTGGTGCAGACATCGGTTGTGGTGATTGAACAGAAGGCGAAGAAGAAGCTTGTGTTTGTGATCAACAAGCTCATGTGGTTGGCTTGTTTGTTCATATCCATTGCCTTTGTTTCTCTTTCGTTTATTGTTGTTGGTAAGGAGGATATGTGGCTGGCGATTTGTGCAACGGTTATTGGTGGGACGATCATGCTGACCACTATAGGTGCAATGTGTTACTGTGTGGTCATGCATAGGATTGAGGAATGTAAGCTGAAACAAATGAGGAAAGAGAGAAGCAAGTCAAGGTCTTTCTCACTCTCTCATATGCCTTCAGAGTCAGAGATTCTCAATGGTGAACTCAACAAGAGAATGTATGCACTCTGA
- the LOC103836520 gene encoding polygalacturonase-like — translation MTKSNITLPLFFTLLFTLLTFIDVSTGAANVFNVVSFGAKPDGVTDSTGAFLKAWQAACGSVAAATVMVPIGTFMVKGITFGGPCKSRLKFQLAGTVVAPPDYRAFGNSGYWILFNKVSKISLIGGTFDARANGFWACRKSGQSCPPGVRSITFNSGKDVIISGVKSMNSQVTHMTLNGCTNVAVRNVKLVAPGNSPNTDGFHVQFSTGVTFTGSTVQTGDDCVAIGAGTRNFLISKLACGPGHGVSIGSLAKELNEDGVENVTLSSSVFTGTQNGVRIKSWARPSNGFVKNVFFQNLIMKNVQNPIIIDQNYCPSHKGCPTEHSGVKISQVTYKNIQGTSATQQAMKLVCSQSNPCTGITLQDIKLTYKKGTPATSYCFNALGTSLGVIQPTSCLNR, via the exons atgacaaaatCAAATATTACATTACCACTTTTCTTCACACTTCTCTTCACACTCCTCACCTTCATCGATGTCTCGACCGGGGCCGCAAACGTATTCAACGTCGTTAGCTTCGGGGCCAAACCTGACGGTGTGACGGATTCAACGGGAGCATTCCTCAAAGCATGGCAGGCGGCTTGTGGCTCAGTAGCTGCAGCCACTGTGATGGTTCCAATTGGGACATTTATGGTGAAGGGAATAACGTTTGGAGGGCCATGCAAGAGCAGGCTCAAGTTTCAACTGGCTGGAACCGTCGTTGCTCCGCCAGATTACAGGGCATTTGGTAACTCCGGCTATTGGATTCTTTTCAATAAGGTTAGCAAAATCTCACTTATCGGTGGGACTTTTGATGCTAGAGCTAATGGGTTCTGGGCTTGCCGAAAATCTGGTCAGAGTTGTCCTCCCGGTGTTAGG TCAATAACGTTTAACTCGGGTAAAGACGTGATCATAAGTGGAGTCAAATCGATGAACAGCCAAGTCACTCATATGACTCTCAACGGTTGCACCAATGTGGCCGTCCGTAACGTGAAGCTAGTGGCTCCCGGGAATAGTCCAAACACCGATGGTTTCCACGTTCAATTCTCCACCGGAGTCACATTCACCGGAAGCACCGTTCAGACGGGAGATGATTGTGTTGCTATTGGCGCTGGTACCCGGAACTTCCTCATCTCCAAACTTGCTTGTGGCCCAGGTCATGGTGTTAG CATTGGGAGCTTGGCAAAGGAATTGAACGAAGATGGAGTAGAGAATGTGACACTATCGAGTTCGGTATTCACCGGAACACAAAACGGCGTGAGGATAAAGTCGTGGGCGAGGCCAAGTAACGGATTCGTTAAGAACGTCTTCTTCCAGAACCTAATCATGAAGAACGTCCAAAACCCTATTATAATCGACCAAAACTATTGTCCTTCCCACAAAGGTTGCCCTACTGAG CATTCGGGTGTGAAGATAAGCCAAGTGACGTATAAGAACATACAAGGAACTTCCGCGACACAACAAGCGATGAAGCTGGTATGCAGCCAGAGCAATCCATGTACAGGAATCACATTACAAGACATTAAGCTTACTTACAAAAAAGGAACTCCAGCTACGTCCTACTGTTTCAATGCTCTTGGGACTAGTCTCGGTGTTATTCAACCTACCAGTTGTCTAAACCGATAA